The following are encoded together in the Adhaeribacter arboris genome:
- a CDS encoding peptidoglycan recognition protein family protein, translating to MAGWKGIVGNNYVAASFDNYCHELAWTAWRPSFIVLHNTAIPSLAQRPKGFTTEHMSGLESFYRDKQGWKGGPHLFVDDRQIWVFTPLTVSGTHSPSWNKVALGIEMLGDYENEPFDKGRGLAVRKNAVSAIATLSAILGLDPHLMRLHREDPLTTHACPGKHVRKLEIIQEVQDLMVQRHAGEHPIKPVA from the coding sequence ATGGCTGGCTGGAAAGGAATAGTGGGCAACAATTACGTTGCCGCCTCATTTGATAATTATTGCCATGAACTGGCCTGGACGGCTTGGCGGCCATCTTTTATCGTGCTGCACAATACGGCTATTCCTTCGCTGGCGCAACGCCCCAAGGGGTTTACCACCGAACACATGAGCGGACTGGAAAGCTTTTACCGGGATAAACAAGGCTGGAAAGGCGGGCCGCATTTATTTGTGGACGACCGGCAGATTTGGGTATTTACGCCTTTAACGGTATCCGGCACACATTCGCCTTCCTGGAATAAAGTGGCCTTGGGAATTGAAATGCTGGGCGATTACGAAAACGAACCTTTTGATAAAGGGCGGGGCTTAGCCGTGCGAAAAAATGCTGTGTCCGCTATTGCTACTTTGAGCGCCATTTTAGGGCTTGATCCGCATTTGATGCGCTTGCACCGCGAAGACCCCTTAACCACCCACGCGTGCCCCGGTAAACACGTCCGGAAACTGGAGATTATTCAGGAAGTACAGGATTTGATGGTACAACGCCACGCCGGCGAACACCCTATTAAACCAGTGGCTTAA
- a CDS encoding DUF4255 domain-containing protein, with protein MIDNALKVTANEVNRYLVRKLDPDRDPSTTKRVATGNVAKAQDADASGSRADSISSPGILTLVNLEEERNVRNPNNYVKLNDKIEYRNPKLFINLYCLFSVNHSSYDTALQYLSLILQFFQYKNVITPKNTPADNGLALDPKIEKLIFEMVSMNAEQVNHLWATLGGKYLPSVLYKVRLITIEEDIAEMQAEPVSGIYINHPA; from the coding sequence ATGATTGATAATGCGTTAAAAGTTACTGCCAACGAAGTGAACCGGTACCTTGTCCGGAAACTCGACCCGGACCGGGACCCTTCTACCACGAAGCGGGTAGCTACCGGCAATGTGGCCAAAGCGCAGGACGCGGATGCCTCCGGTTCCCGGGCCGATTCTATTTCGTCGCCGGGCATTCTCACGCTCGTGAACCTGGAAGAGGAAAGAAACGTGCGCAACCCTAATAATTACGTAAAACTGAACGATAAAATAGAATACCGCAACCCCAAGTTATTTATAAATTTATACTGCCTGTTTTCGGTTAATCACAGTTCTTACGATACGGCTTTGCAGTATTTATCGCTCATTCTGCAGTTTTTCCAGTACAAAAATGTAATTACCCCGAAAAATACGCCGGCCGATAATGGTTTAGCCCTCGACCCAAAAATTGAAAAGCTCATATTCGAAATGGTGTCCATGAACGCCGAACAAGTTAACCATTTATGGGCTACTCTGGGGGGCAAATACCTGCCTTCGGTTTTGTACAAAGTGCGCCTGATTACCATTGAAGAAGATATAGCCGAAATGCAAGCAGAGCCGGTGTCTGGAATTTATATCAATCATCCCGCTTAA